One window from the genome of SAR324 cluster bacterium encodes:
- a CDS encoding SET domain-containing protein-lysine N-methyltransferase: protein MFRVKYRVGQSSIPCAGNGLFVEEQVTPGKIIVAPDGIDRIIDDTELKKLPTDSIEYQSSVCWFENIYSLTPDWPDECYINHSFDPNGMWHLGFVFCMKPIQPGDELTIDYRYLIKPGDDIGFDDAVTGRKIIGYHWEENIWNSTQKLLQVLQPPQS from the coding sequence ATGTTTCGTGTCAAATATCGTGTCGGTCAATCATCAATTCCATGTGCAGGAAACGGTTTGTTTGTTGAGGAACAGGTCACACCCGGGAAAATCATAGTGGCTCCTGACGGCATTGATCGGATTATAGATGATACTGAACTGAAAAAACTGCCAACCGACAGCATCGAATATCAAAGCTCGGTGTGCTGGTTTGAAAATATTTATTCATTAACACCAGACTGGCCTGATGAATGTTATATCAACCATTCATTTGACCCCAACGGAATGTGGCATCTTGGATTTGTCTTTTGTATGAAACCCATTCAACCGGGAGATGAACTGACCATTGATTACCGCTATCTCATTAAACCGGGCGATGACATCGGTTTTGATGATGCGGTCACAGGAAGAAAAATCATTGGCTACCACTGGGAGGAAAACATCTGGAATTCCACCCAAAAACTTCTGCAGGTGTTGCAACCGCCACAATCCTGA
- a CDS encoding endonuclease/exonuclease/phosphatase family protein, with protein MEKISTWIITLSAFFLSLLSIIYLLNQKSPEPVTPAETLKVMTYNIHQGFNNAGKVDPTLFLRAIQAENPDLLGLQESDTNRVISSNYDLVRWLANKLGMYSYFGPKTKDNIYGVALLSKYPLEKTNTIFLESVADQRVVIEAHVQYQGKSVHVMVAHLGLSVEDRFNQTRYLWENVLKKLSEPTILMGDFNTVDWEDFADEQAPLHHQGSFWYSHHYKEYEDRLAESRKKHIMERAAEAGFHGMSSFREYMTDTWKLMNPGNFSAFTWFDTNEKLGVPYERLSPSVRIDYVYASDHFKVIESHILNDRNTLQASDHLPLISQLKFDNFQQL; from the coding sequence ATGGAAAAAATTTCGACATGGATCATCACTCTGAGTGCTTTTTTTCTGTCACTGCTCAGTATCATTTATCTGTTGAATCAGAAATCTCCTGAACCGGTCACCCCGGCAGAAACGCTGAAAGTGATGACCTACAATATCCATCAGGGATTCAATAATGCGGGAAAAGTCGATCCAACGCTGTTTCTCAGAGCTATTCAAGCCGAGAATCCAGATTTGCTGGGATTGCAGGAATCCGATACAAACCGTGTGATTTCGTCCAACTATGATCTGGTCCGCTGGTTGGCTAACAAACTGGGCATGTACAGTTATTTCGGCCCGAAAACCAAAGATAATATTTATGGTGTCGCTCTGCTGTCCAAATATCCACTTGAAAAAACCAACACGATTTTTCTGGAAAGTGTGGCTGACCAACGTGTGGTCATTGAAGCCCATGTCCAATATCAGGGAAAATCTGTTCATGTGATGGTTGCCCATCTGGGACTTTCCGTGGAAGACCGCTTCAATCAAACCCGCTATCTATGGGAAAATGTTTTGAAAAAACTTTCGGAACCCACCATTCTGATGGGCGATTTCAATACGGTGGACTGGGAAGATTTCGCGGATGAACAGGCACCCTTACACCATCAGGGCAGTTTCTGGTATTCACACCACTACAAGGAATATGAGGATCGACTGGCGGAAAGCAGGAAAAAACACATCATGGAACGTGCCGCTGAGGCAGGATTTCATGGAATGTCTTCGTTCAGGGAATATATGACGGACACATGGAAACTCATGAATCCCGGGAATTTTTCCGCATTCACCTGGTTTGACACCAATGAAAAACTGGGGGTTCCCTATGAAAGATTGAGCCCCTCAGTCAGAATTGACTATGTTTACGCGTCCGATCATTTTAAAGTGATCGAATCACATATTCTCAACGATCGAAACACCCTACAGGCTTCAGATCATTTACCACTGATTTCTCAGTTGAAATTCGACAACTTTCAGCAACTGTGA
- a CDS encoding acyl-CoA dehydrogenase, which produces MLLLNPSKEKFEHLDEASRQIVMKTVAFFENRGKAKLKHDDHERLWYADFLEFSKNEKLFATFLTPAPYGSENQRWDTYRNCQINEILGFFGLSYWYTWQVTILGLGPIWMGANENIKKKTAELLKEGGIFAFGLSEKEHGADIYSSDMFLAADGKGGYTANGSKYYIGNGNKAALVSTFGKFKESGDYVFFAVESSHEKYECVKNVANSQNYVAEYKLTDYPITEDDILTKGTDAWDSALNTVNVGKFNLGWASIGICTHSLYEAINHASKRRLFDHYVTDFVHIKQLFVDSYARLIAMKLFALRGIDYMRAASSEDRRYLLYTPMVKMKVTTQGEEVMNMLWDVIAAKGFEKDMYFEMAVRDIRALPKLEGTVHVNMALIIKFMANYFFKPGEFKEIPTMNKPVNDSFLFNQGPTKGLSKIKFHDYRQVYNSVNLPNINIFKKQIKLLKLLLVAAKPGKKQIEDIDFLLILGELFTLVVYGQLIIENARLLKVEDDILEQIFDFIVRDFSKFALQLYSKTSSTAPQRSLCKLMIQKAVVDTDRFDRIWTKHVYTLKDQYTMNP; this is translated from the coding sequence ATGTTATTGTTAAACCCCTCAAAAGAAAAATTTGAACATCTGGACGAAGCATCCCGTCAAATTGTGATGAAGACTGTTGCTTTTTTTGAGAATCGTGGAAAAGCAAAGCTGAAACATGACGATCATGAACGCTTGTGGTATGCGGATTTTCTGGAGTTTTCAAAAAATGAAAAATTATTCGCGACATTCCTTACTCCGGCTCCCTATGGCTCAGAAAATCAAAGATGGGACACCTACCGTAATTGTCAGATCAATGAAATTCTGGGGTTCTTTGGCTTGAGTTACTGGTACACCTGGCAGGTCACTATTCTGGGGTTGGGACCAATCTGGATGGGGGCTAATGAGAACATCAAAAAGAAGACCGCGGAATTACTCAAGGAAGGAGGAATCTTTGCTTTCGGATTGTCGGAAAAGGAACATGGCGCGGATATTTATTCCAGTGATATGTTTCTGGCCGCTGATGGAAAGGGCGGATATACAGCCAACGGGAGTAAATACTACATAGGAAATGGGAACAAGGCTGCTCTTGTTTCAACTTTCGGGAAATTCAAGGAATCCGGGGATTATGTATTTTTTGCGGTAGAATCCAGTCACGAAAAATATGAATGCGTCAAGAACGTGGCAAACTCCCAGAACTATGTGGCCGAATACAAGCTGACAGATTATCCTATCACCGAAGATGATATCCTGACTAAAGGAACAGACGCCTGGGATTCCGCGTTGAACACGGTCAATGTCGGGAAGTTCAATCTGGGATGGGCCTCCATTGGAATTTGCACACACTCGCTGTATGAAGCCATCAATCATGCCTCAAAACGGAGATTATTTGATCATTATGTCACTGATTTTGTGCATATCAAACAATTGTTTGTGGATTCGTATGCACGGTTGATCGCCATGAAACTGTTTGCGTTGCGGGGTATTGATTACATGCGGGCCGCTTCCAGTGAAGACCGGCGTTATCTGCTGTATACACCCATGGTTAAAATGAAAGTCACAACTCAGGGTGAGGAAGTCATGAACATGCTGTGGGATGTCATCGCGGCTAAAGGCTTTGAAAAAGACATGTATTTTGAGATGGCTGTTCGAGATATCCGGGCATTGCCCAAGTTGGAAGGAACAGTGCATGTCAATATGGCGCTGATCATTAAATTCATGGCAAACTATTTCTTTAAACCAGGTGAGTTTAAGGAAATCCCGACAATGAATAAACCTGTGAATGACAGTTTCCTGTTCAATCAAGGGCCAACCAAAGGTTTGAGCAAGATCAAATTCCATGATTACAGACAGGTCTACAACAGTGTGAATCTGCCCAACATCAATATTTTCAAAAAACAGATCAAACTGCTGAAACTCCTGCTGGTTGCCGCAAAGCCCGGTAAAAAACAGATTGAGGACATTGATTTTCTGCTGATTCTGGGAGAATTGTTCACGCTGGTTGTTTATGGACAACTGATCATTGAAAATGCCCGTCTGCTGAAAGTGGAAGACGATATTCTGGAGCAGATTTTTGATTTCATCGTCAGAGATTTTTCCAAGTTTGCCCTGCAACTTTATTCCAAAACAAGCAGTACCGCGCCACAAAGGAGTCTGTGCAAATTAATGATACAGAAAGCTGTGGTTGATACGGATCGTTTTGACCGAATCTGGACGAAACATGTGTACACTTTGAAAGATCAGTACACCATGAATCCATGA
- a CDS encoding cytochrome C oxidase subunit II: MSIFIPEKNWWQPLGPDEKIWIKICIATALVLFLMMPIYNLFGKQNPTHESYKVTPERYNELTEQFVQENKVRDEIVKQRFGSQVVELPVPVVSPGPGVKDIYLRARAWEFYPILELEKGREYRLHMSSMDYQHGFSLQPQNINFQILSGYDLVVTITPREAGESFIICNEYCAIGHHNMIGKIIVK; encoded by the coding sequence ATGAGTATTTTTATACCTGAAAAGAATTGGTGGCAGCCTTTGGGGCCGGATGAAAAAATCTGGATCAAGATTTGTATCGCTACGGCTCTGGTGCTGTTTTTGATGATGCCGATCTATAATCTTTTTGGTAAACAGAATCCCACCCATGAATCCTATAAAGTGACTCCGGAAAGATACAATGAACTGACGGAACAGTTTGTTCAGGAAAACAAGGTGCGTGATGAAATTGTCAAACAACGCTTTGGCTCACAAGTCGTAGAGTTGCCGGTTCCAGTTGTCAGCCCCGGTCCGGGTGTCAAAGATATTTATCTCCGGGCCAGAGCCTGGGAATTTTATCCAATCCTCGAGCTTGAAAAAGGGCGTGAGTATCGCCTCCATATGTCATCCATGGACTATCAACATGGATTTTCGCTACAACCCCAGAATATCAATTTTCAGATTCTGTCAGGATATGACCTCGTGGTCACTATCACACCAAGGGAAGCTGGTGAATCCTTTATCATCTGTAATGAATACTGTGCGATTGGGCATCACAATATGATCGGCAAAATAATTGTTAAGTAG
- a CDS encoding cbb3-type cytochrome c oxidase subunit I: MASNNYENEFRICRTTGLKVHLPGEKLFYVHAVTAVVSLLVGGIMAILIALTRWPAVHLLPADLFYRFVTAHGMNMLVFWIVFFEMAGLIFASTAVLGSRLPAPWFGWLNYALMLVGALMTNAMIFGGNADVMFTSYPPLQAHPNYYLGIILFAVGTLLNCFHFLATLYIAKKEGYHKGSYPLFTFGILIAVILAVFTLVSGAITYIPTWVWAMGWLNSIDPGLYRLGFWGFGHSAQQINLAAMVSIWYLIGTLTVGAVPVNEKFSRIAFLLYLIGINVASVHHLLVDPGFSASFRMFNTSYVIYAATIGSMIHAFSIPAAIETAQRKKGFTNGLFEWLTKAPWGNPAFAGMALSIVIFGFGGGVTGVTQGVEQINIMSHNTLRIPGHFHVTVVGGTSLAFMALAYYALPLVMRRELIGKGLAKYQPWIFGIGISIMSFGMTFAGILGIPRRHYDVTFSTAIFQVPFSATATTMLGLLGLGAIMAFIGLLIFCVIAALTAFFGKRIPSEMIKHTPSA, encoded by the coding sequence ATGGCATCAAACAATTACGAAAATGAATTCAGAATATGTAGAACCACCGGGCTGAAAGTGCATCTTCCCGGTGAAAAACTGTTTTATGTGCATGCGGTGACAGCGGTGGTATCTCTCCTGGTGGGCGGTATCATGGCGATCCTGATTGCCTTGACCCGCTGGCCTGCGGTGCATCTGCTTCCCGCGGATCTGTTTTATCGCTTTGTGACCGCTCATGGCATGAACATGCTGGTGTTCTGGATCGTGTTTTTTGAAATGGCGGGGCTGATTTTTGCCTCAACCGCTGTGCTTGGCAGCCGGTTGCCCGCGCCCTGGTTCGGATGGCTGAATTACGCCTTGATGCTTGTAGGCGCGCTGATGACCAATGCCATGATTTTCGGCGGAAACGCGGATGTGATGTTCACCTCCTATCCTCCACTTCAGGCGCATCCCAATTACTATCTGGGAATCATTCTGTTTGCGGTAGGAACCCTGCTGAATTGTTTTCACTTTCTGGCAACCCTGTACATCGCCAAAAAAGAAGGTTATCACAAGGGAAGCTATCCGCTATTCACCTTCGGAATCCTGATTGCGGTGATTCTTGCGGTATTCACGCTGGTTTCCGGTGCGATCACCTATATTCCTACATGGGTCTGGGCCATGGGCTGGCTTAATTCGATTGATCCGGGACTGTACCGTCTGGGATTCTGGGGATTTGGCCACTCAGCGCAACAAATCAACCTGGCGGCAATGGTTTCCATCTGGTATCTCATCGGTACTTTGACAGTGGGCGCTGTTCCTGTGAATGAAAAATTCAGTCGTATTGCGTTTTTGTTGTATCTCATTGGTATCAACGTCGCTTCAGTGCATCACTTACTGGTGGACCCCGGTTTCAGCGCAAGTTTCCGCATGTTCAACACCAGCTATGTGATTTATGCGGCAACCATTGGCAGTATGATTCACGCGTTCTCCATTCCTGCGGCGATTGAAACAGCACAACGCAAAAAAGGATTCACCAATGGTCTGTTCGAGTGGCTGACTAAAGCTCCCTGGGGCAATCCGGCCTTTGCGGGCATGGCGCTTTCAATTGTGATATTCGGGTTTGGCGGTGGTGTTACCGGCGTCACCCAGGGTGTTGAGCAAATCAACATCATGTCACACAATACTTTAAGGATTCCGGGACATTTCCATGTGACGGTTGTCGGTGGAACCAGCCTGGCCTTCATGGCCCTGGCCTATTATGCGCTTCCGCTGGTCATGCGCCGTGAATTGATTGGAAAAGGTCTCGCAAAATACCAACCGTGGATATTTGGAATTGGTATTTCCATCATGTCTTTCGGAATGACCTTTGCCGGAATTCTCGGAATTCCAAGACGACATTACGACGTGACATTCTCAACAGCGATTTTTCAGGTTCCGTTCAGCGCAACCGCCACAACCATGCTTGGCCTGCTTGGCCTTGGTGCGATCATGGCGTTTATCGGATTGCTGATTTTCTGTGTGATTGCCGCGCTCACAGCATTTTTTGGAAAAAGAATTCCCTCAGAAATGATTAAACACACTCCATCCGCATGA
- a CDS encoding hydrogenase iron-sulfur subunit: MTPSPQKQTSSSSLYQKWHVIWHRLFMMLESQWNRLFSEKNNPFYFLGPLTLFALIILSVTGVYMFLYYSPSVESVYESVRYVNDEAFMGNLVRSVHQYAADMMLVLAVLHMVRIFVQDKYRQYRWIAWVSGVVLLFFIVLEGVTGHMMIGDTRSQFVSFNTSRLLAALKVFGPDLPRSFSSIELLGTWIIWIMLAVHILIPIGFIFLLYIHVMRISRPSLMPPSSLMLGLVLFLIGFSLLFPVALGEKLNFMALPHIENVDWFYLFFTPIIEHTSPYLILGSTLLVFIFLALAPWYRKPTPIDVARVDLEHCTGCATCSKDCPYEAIYMRPRTDGQKYKLESVIIEDRCSGCGNCVGSCNYHSMNLTTMTLESLEQTLTNALQRPLQDGSAPYLGVFCQNSVDALEQDSMTLKGETRLRILSVPCAGAIGPAFIHNAFDKGAAGIIIAACRPHDCYYKEGNLWLEQRLQGKRLPKLRLKHEQKPVLSLGFNKLEYSEFFKQAQSHLDLWTQNKIPKNNRGVFLPLKMRGKPLAGLVVAMISIIFVSVFAIGVLDPWKWNMYELPETDALLRINFFHLSDIVSCDMNNLETGSNEIRSRINQMTRKDNVSEKGQTQAISSHLVSALLCPRERVPVRLVAVLNGKQVLDHEFQPAGINKDGLTYVNLDLPVPSGDHQLTLQMNDSLNPERQAGIHFETSVSLKSRQILFVDYHEEQEKFFFRTR, from the coding sequence ATGACTCCATCTCCGCAAAAGCAAACATCTTCCTCCAGCCTTTATCAAAAATGGCATGTGATCTGGCATCGGTTGTTCATGATGCTGGAATCTCAGTGGAACCGCCTGTTTTCTGAAAAAAACAATCCCTTCTATTTTCTTGGCCCCCTGACACTCTTTGCTCTGATCATTCTTTCAGTAACGGGTGTTTATATGTTTCTCTACTATTCCCCTTCTGTGGAGAGTGTGTATGAATCGGTGCGTTATGTGAACGATGAAGCTTTCATGGGAAATCTGGTTCGCAGTGTGCACCAATATGCCGCCGATATGATGCTGGTACTCGCGGTGTTGCACATGGTCCGTATTTTCGTGCAGGATAAATACCGTCAATACCGCTGGATTGCCTGGGTTTCAGGCGTGGTGCTGCTGTTTTTCATTGTGCTCGAAGGCGTGACGGGACACATGATGATTGGCGATACCCGCTCCCAGTTTGTTTCGTTCAACACCTCCAGATTGCTGGCGGCACTCAAAGTGTTCGGCCCTGATCTGCCCAGATCCTTTTCATCCATCGAGTTGCTTGGAACCTGGATCATCTGGATCATGCTGGCGGTTCATATTCTGATCCCCATAGGCTTCATTTTTCTGCTGTATATTCATGTGATGCGCATCTCCCGACCTTCGTTGATGCCGCCGTCGTCACTCATGCTGGGACTGGTGCTGTTTCTGATCGGCTTCAGTTTGCTATTCCCTGTTGCCCTTGGTGAAAAACTCAATTTTATGGCCTTGCCCCATATTGAAAATGTGGACTGGTTTTATCTGTTTTTCACACCAATCATTGAACACACTTCTCCTTATCTCATTTTGGGATCAACGCTTCTCGTGTTTATCTTTCTGGCGCTGGCTCCGTGGTATCGAAAACCAACTCCGATTGATGTTGCCAGAGTGGATCTGGAACACTGTACAGGTTGTGCGACCTGTTCGAAAGATTGTCCCTATGAAGCGATTTATATGCGGCCCAGAACGGATGGCCAGAAATATAAACTGGAATCCGTCATCATCGAGGATCGTTGTTCCGGTTGCGGCAACTGTGTCGGGTCCTGCAACTATCATTCAATGAATCTGACAACCATGACGCTTGAAAGTCTGGAGCAGACACTCACAAACGCCTTGCAACGACCGCTTCAGGATGGTTCCGCGCCTTATCTGGGAGTGTTCTGCCAGAATTCGGTTGACGCGTTGGAACAGGATTCGATGACCCTTAAAGGAGAAACTCGACTGAGGATCCTATCCGTTCCCTGTGCAGGCGCAATCGGACCGGCTTTCATTCATAACGCCTTTGACAAGGGTGCCGCGGGTATCATCATTGCCGCATGCAGGCCTCATGACTGTTATTACAAGGAAGGAAATCTCTGGCTGGAACAACGACTCCAAGGAAAACGTTTGCCCAAACTGAGACTGAAACACGAACAGAAACCTGTTTTGTCGCTTGGTTTCAACAAACTGGAATATTCTGAATTTTTCAAACAGGCGCAATCTCACCTTGACCTCTGGACTCAGAACAAAATCCCTAAAAACAACAGAGGCGTTTTTCTGCCACTGAAAATGCGGGGGAAACCGTTGGCAGGCCTGGTGGTTGCCATGATTTCTATCATTTTTGTCTCGGTTTTCGCAATCGGGGTTCTGGATCCCTGGAAATGGAACATGTATGAACTGCCGGAAACAGACGCATTGCTGAGAATCAACTTTTTCCATTTAAGCGATATTGTGTCCTGCGACATGAACAATCTGGAAACGGGTTCAAATGAAATCCGGTCTCGTATCAACCAGATGACCCGCAAGGATAATGTGTCAGAAAAAGGGCAGACTCAGGCAATATCTTCGCATCTTGTTTCAGCGTTGCTTTGTCCGCGGGAGCGCGTTCCTGTACGTCTGGTTGCTGTCTTGAACGGCAAACAGGTGCTGGATCATGAATTTCAACCGGCAGGAATCAACAAGGATGGTCTGACCTATGTCAATCTGGATTTGCCAGTACCTTCCGGTGATCATCAACTGACTCTGCAAATGAACGATTCACTGAATCCTGAACGTCAGGCGGGAATTCATTTTGAGACTTCTGTTTCATTGAAATCCCGACAGATTCTGTTTGTGGATTATCATGAAGAACAGGAAAAATTCTTTTTCCGAACCCGGTAA
- a CDS encoding SCO family protein: MQIRLFFLRILAVSLISASPLLIWGFWRYSQPQTLTLAEAFSGTNNVSVPRPVPSINLYDFIPDWITQDMTSLSANDLRGEILVAGFIYTRCTDTCSLLVLKFKEIEDWMDDRVKHKTQFLLFSMDPDYDTPERLKQYGLPFESPAPQWSFLAGSQENLLKLTEPLNFPIIKNGDQITHATMIGLFDTQGQLKEQIWGNPKPEMVNQKIKELLAQEQL, from the coding sequence ATGCAAATTCGACTTTTCTTCCTGAGAATTCTGGCAGTTTCCCTGATTTCAGCTTCGCCCCTGCTGATTTGGGGATTCTGGCGTTACTCACAACCCCAAACATTGACGTTGGCGGAAGCGTTTTCCGGAACAAACAATGTTTCAGTGCCAAGGCCTGTTCCGTCAATCAATCTCTACGATTTTATTCCCGACTGGATCACTCAGGATATGACATCATTATCGGCTAATGATTTGCGGGGAGAAATTCTGGTGGCAGGGTTTATTTATACACGCTGTACGGACACATGCTCATTGCTGGTGCTTAAATTCAAGGAAATTGAAGACTGGATGGATGATCGTGTAAAACACAAAACACAATTTTTATTGTTCAGCATGGACCCTGACTATGACACACCGGAACGACTGAAACAATATGGTTTGCCCTTTGAATCACCGGCGCCTCAATGGTCTTTTCTGGCAGGATCCCAGGAAAATTTACTAAAATTGACCGAACCGTTGAACTTTCCCATCATTAAAAATGGCGACCAGATTACTCATGCGACCATGATTGGATTGTTTGACACACAGGGACAATTGAAAGAACAAATCTGGGGCAATCCGAAACCGGAGATGGTTAACCAGAAGATTAAGGAACTCTTGGCACAGGAGCAGTTATGA
- a CDS encoding AraC family transcriptional regulator, whose protein sequence is MVVKYCIKILKIPYSGDLLSKKQKITLLECTLSYIKTSHWSIEEISCLLGFQEPASFSHAFKRWTGTSPSTFRNEARDDSPPDYSSNRYL, encoded by the coding sequence ATTGTAGTCAAATACTGCATAAAAATTCTTAAAATCCCTTATAGTGGTGATTTGTTGTCGAAAAAACAGAAAATCACACTATTGGAATGCACCCTTTCCTATATCAAAACCTCCCATTGGAGTATTGAGGAGATTTCCTGTTTGTTGGGTTTCCAGGAGCCCGCCAGCTTTTCACATGCTTTTAAGAGATGGACAGGAACTTCACCTAGTACTTTTCGGAATGAGGCACGTGACGACTCCCCGCCTGATTATTCTTCAAATCGGTATTTGTGA
- the urtA gene encoding urea ABC transporter substrate-binding protein, which yields MSNKWAKSVLVFFMVVMPLMAQAAKNTIKVGILHSLSGTMAISETSLKDVALMAIDELNDKGGLLGMKIEPVVVDPASNWPLFAEKARELIQKDKVSVVFGCWTSVSRKSVLPVFEELNGLLFYPVQYEGEESSYNVFYTGAAPNQQAIPAVEYLMSADGGSAKRWMLIGTDYVYPRTTNKILRAFLKSKNVADKDIYETYTPFGHTDWQNIVSDIKKWSASGKTAVVSTINGDANVPFYKELANQGVKAEDVPVMAFSVGEEELRGMDTKPLVGHLAAWNYFMSVKNPVNDAFISKWKAYVKKNKLPGGDKRVTNDPMEATYIGVNMWAQAVLQAGTTDIDAVRQALGTQVFTAPSGYDIQLDAKNHHLHKPVMIGEIQEDGQLEIVWQTKMPIRAEAWSPYIPDSAKKIADWTYPWVCGNCTKAKY from the coding sequence ATGAGCAACAAGTGGGCAAAGTCAGTTCTGGTATTTTTTATGGTGGTCATGCCGCTTATGGCACAGGCCGCTAAAAACACCATCAAGGTTGGAATCCTTCATTCACTGAGCGGAACCATGGCTATCAGTGAAACCTCACTCAAGGATGTGGCGTTAATGGCGATTGATGAACTGAATGACAAGGGTGGTCTGTTGGGAATGAAAATCGAACCCGTAGTGGTTGATCCCGCCTCCAACTGGCCGTTGTTTGCTGAAAAAGCCAGAGAATTGATTCAGAAAGACAAAGTATCGGTAGTTTTTGGCTGCTGGACTTCTGTTTCCAGAAAATCCGTCCTGCCTGTGTTTGAAGAACTCAATGGTCTGTTGTTCTATCCTGTGCAGTATGAAGGCGAGGAATCTTCCTATAACGTATTCTATACCGGTGCCGCTCCAAACCAGCAGGCAATTCCAGCCGTGGAATATCTGATGAGTGCCGATGGTGGAAGCGCCAAACGCTGGATGCTTATTGGAACAGATTATGTGTATCCTCGAACGACCAATAAAATCTTGCGCGCGTTTTTGAAATCCAAAAATGTGGCTGATAAAGACATCTACGAAACCTACACTCCCTTTGGACACACGGATTGGCAGAATATTGTTTCTGACATCAAAAAATGGTCCGCCTCCGGAAAAACAGCAGTGGTTTCCACCATCAATGGGGATGCCAATGTTCCGTTTTATAAGGAACTCGCAAATCAGGGGGTGAAGGCTGAAGATGTGCCGGTGATGGCGTTTTCAGTGGGTGAAGAAGAGCTTCGTGGAATGGACACCAAACCCCTGGTTGGACATCTGGCCGCATGGAATTACTTCATGTCCGTCAAAAATCCTGTCAATGACGCGTTTATCAGCAAATGGAAAGCCTATGTGAAGAAAAACAAACTTCCAGGCGGAGACAAACGTGTGACCAATGACCCCATGGAAGCCACTTATATCGGCGTGAATATGTGGGCACAAGCCGTTCTTCAGGCAGGTACAACCGATATTGACGCGGTTCGTCAGGCTTTGGGAACTCAGGTGTTCACCGCACCTTCAGGTTATGACATTCAACTGGATGCCAAAAACCATCACCTCCACAAACCTGTCATGATTGGTGAAATTCAGGAAGATGGACAACTGGAAATCGTATGGCAAACCAAAATGCCGATCCGGGCTGAAGCATGGAGTCCCTACATTCCAGACAGTGCCAAAAAAATCGCGGACTGGACCTATCCCTGGGTTTGCGGAAACTGTACTAAAGCCAAATATTGA